The Prosthecobacter sp. genome has a segment encoding these proteins:
- a CDS encoding glycosyltransferase N-terminal domain-containing protein, with protein sequence MASKALSLILYNLALPFGLAFMLPSAFIKMRRRNGRWRDLAQRLGWHSKKTQKAIAALPQHERFWVHAVSVGEVGVAKKLITRLLQTDAYLGIVLSTTTPTGHALAVELAAQHLGRVVAIYSPVDLPGIGRLMLEIIQPTQLVLVEAEVWPNLTSAAERLGIPVSLVNARLSPRSERRYRKFRWLVEPIFRLLHQVLVQEESDITRWQGLGVERDRIHLAGSIKYDPDGAIVLPVKIDALHAVLTQVGISPQQPILLAASTHAGEEIELARVFQHLREKIHDLALLIVPRHVERRAEITAALNTIGITPALRSDSLSRVDPNAPVFLIDTTGELAAWQHLATLVVVGKSFLAEGGQNPAEAALAQKPVLFGPHMENFTPLVDLLLKHGGAQQVADFKELTSACLTLLQNKPKAFHMAHAGHKALQIHQGATQRSVERLLEQK encoded by the coding sequence ATGGCATCGAAAGCGCTTAGCCTCATCCTCTACAATCTGGCGCTGCCCTTCGGTCTCGCCTTCATGCTGCCAAGCGCCTTCATCAAGATGCGCCGCCGCAATGGCCGCTGGCGTGATCTCGCCCAGCGCCTCGGCTGGCACAGCAAGAAGACGCAAAAAGCCATCGCCGCCCTGCCGCAGCATGAGCGCTTCTGGGTGCACGCCGTGAGTGTTGGTGAAGTCGGTGTCGCCAAAAAACTGATCACCCGGCTGCTGCAAACGGATGCCTATCTGGGCATCGTGCTCAGCACCACGACTCCCACCGGTCATGCGCTCGCAGTGGAGCTTGCGGCACAACATCTTGGCCGGGTGGTCGCCATTTACAGCCCCGTCGATCTCCCTGGCATCGGTCGCCTTATGCTGGAGATCATCCAGCCCACACAGCTCGTGCTCGTGGAGGCCGAAGTATGGCCCAACCTGACCTCCGCCGCTGAACGCCTCGGCATTCCCGTCTCCTTGGTCAACGCACGGCTCTCCCCGCGCTCCGAACGCCGCTATCGCAAGTTCCGCTGGCTTGTGGAGCCCATCTTCCGCCTGCTGCATCAAGTCCTCGTGCAGGAAGAGTCCGACATCACCCGCTGGCAGGGTCTCGGAGTCGAACGCGACCGCATCCATCTCGCCGGCAGCATCAAGTACGATCCCGATGGAGCCATCGTGCTCCCTGTGAAAATCGACGCCCTGCACGCTGTGCTCACCCAGGTCGGCATTTCGCCCCAGCAACCCATCCTCCTCGCCGCCAGCACGCACGCTGGCGAAGAAATCGAACTCGCCCGCGTCTTCCAACACCTGCGCGAAAAAATCCATGATCTCGCGCTGCTGATCGTGCCGCGTCACGTCGAACGTCGTGCCGAAATCACCGCAGCGCTCAACACCATCGGCATCACCCCTGCCCTGCGCAGCGATTCCCTCTCCCGCGTCGATCCAAACGCTCCCGTCTTCCTCATCGACACCACCGGCGAACTCGCCGCCTGGCAGCATCTCGCCACACTCGTCGTCGTCGGCAAAAGTTTCCTTGCCGAAGGCGGCCAAAACCCCGCCGAGGCTGCGCTGGCACAAAAGCCCGTCCTCTTCGGCCCGCACATGGAGAACTTCACACCGCTCGTCGATCTCCTGTTAAAGCACGGCGGCGCTCAACAGGTCGCTGACTTCAAGGAACTCACCTCCGCCTGCCTCACACTGCTGCAAAACAAACCAAAAGCCTTTCACATGGCGCACGCAGGCC
- the rsmD gene encoding 16S rRNA (guanine(966)-N(2))-methyltransferase RsmD, with protein MRIISGTAGGLALEVPKTVTRPTQDRVRQAVFSMLGELVPGAHVLDLFAGTGAIALECLSRGATSALMVDENKGACDVIRRNIAKTKLAGATVRQSDVFRLLPLLQRDGKQFDLIFADPPYTHCDADTDFVAKLLADEALPALLHAESHLILESHHFNRETKNWPGWEVLTDRNYGSTRIVWLRKLPHGIESA; from the coding sequence GTGCGCATCATCTCCGGCACAGCAGGCGGGCTTGCACTCGAAGTCCCGAAAACCGTCACACGACCCACGCAGGATCGTGTGCGGCAGGCTGTGTTCTCGATGCTCGGCGAACTCGTTCCTGGCGCGCATGTGCTCGATCTTTTCGCCGGCACGGGCGCCATCGCCCTCGAATGCCTGAGCCGTGGAGCCACGTCTGCCTTGATGGTGGATGAAAACAAAGGGGCTTGCGACGTGATCCGCCGCAACATCGCCAAAACCAAGCTCGCCGGTGCCACCGTGCGCCAAAGCGATGTCTTCCGCCTGCTGCCGCTGCTGCAACGCGACGGCAAGCAGTTCGATCTCATCTTCGCCGACCCGCCCTACACGCATTGCGATGCGGACACGGATTTCGTCGCGAAACTGCTCGCCGATGAGGCTCTTCCCGCGCTGCTGCATGCGGAGAGCCACCTCATTCTCGAAAGTCACCACTTCAACCGCGAAACAAAAAACTGGCCCGGCTGGGAGGTGCTGACCGACCGCAATTACGGTTCCACCCGCATCGTCTGGCTGCGAAAACTTCCGCATGGCATCGAAAGCGCTTAG
- a CDS encoding Fic family protein, translating into MPALYTPPFTITPKALDLVVQVSEALGRLSAQAPTAMTPKLRRSRRLRTIHSSLAIENNSLSLEQVTAVIEGKRVLGPAKDIQEVRNAFAAYEALDAWNPASAKDLLAAHHLLMQSLVDHPGRFRSGGVGIVKGSKLVHVAPPAERVPGLMQDLLGWLKRKVEHPLIASCVFHYELEFIHPFADGNGRIGRLWQTLILSRWKPELAFLPVESVIRERQAEYYAALAASDKAGQSTIFIEFLLSALLQAIHEVAATDQVGDQVSDQVKALLKCLAKQPLTALACMKKLGLAHRPTFRKNYLQPALAAGLIERTLPDKPNSSLQKYRRTSKA; encoded by the coding sequence ATGCCCGCGCTTTACACCCCACCCTTCACGATCACGCCCAAGGCGCTCGACCTTGTCGTGCAGGTCAGCGAGGCGCTGGGACGCTTGAGCGCGCAGGCTCCGACGGCGATGACGCCGAAACTGCGACGAAGCCGACGGCTGCGCACCATCCATTCCTCCCTCGCCATCGAAAACAACTCGCTGTCCCTGGAGCAGGTGACAGCCGTGATCGAAGGCAAGCGAGTGCTCGGTCCGGCCAAGGACATCCAGGAAGTGCGCAACGCCTTCGCCGCCTATGAGGCGCTGGATGCCTGGAACCCCGCCTCGGCCAAAGACCTCCTCGCGGCGCATCACCTGCTCATGCAAAGCCTCGTGGATCATCCGGGGCGCTTCCGCTCCGGCGGCGTGGGCATCGTGAAGGGTTCCAAGCTCGTGCATGTGGCGCCGCCTGCGGAGCGCGTGCCGGGATTGATGCAGGATCTGCTCGGCTGGCTGAAACGGAAGGTGGAGCATCCCTTGATCGCGAGCTGCGTGTTCCATTACGAACTGGAGTTCATTCATCCCTTTGCCGATGGCAACGGTCGCATCGGACGACTGTGGCAAACGCTCATCCTGAGCCGCTGGAAGCCCGAACTGGCCTTCCTCCCCGTGGAAAGCGTGATCCGCGAGCGACAGGCGGAGTATTACGCCGCGCTCGCGGCATCAGACAAAGCCGGCCAGTCCACGATCTTCATCGAATTCCTGCTCTCCGCCCTCCTCCAGGCCATTCATGAGGTGGCGGCCACCGACCAAGTGGGCGATCAAGTCAGCGACCAAGTCAAAGCCCTGCTCAAATGCCTGGCCAAACAGCCGCTCACCGCCCTGGCCTGCATGAAAAAGCTCGGTCTGGCCCATCGTCCGACCTTCCGTAAAAACTACCTGCAACCCGCGCTCGCCGCCGGCCTGATCGAACGCACCCTGCCAGACAAGCCCAACAGCAGCCTGCAAAAATACCGCCGCACCTCCAAAGCCTGA